In the Clupea harengus chromosome 16, Ch_v2.0.2, whole genome shotgun sequence genome, one interval contains:
- the cdkn1d gene encoding cyclin-dependent kinase inhibitor 1D isoform X1, with amino-acid sequence MSDRLMALLSSEQEPAVPLEEARGRCGVRRNLFGPVDHQQLEQDFQRLLRTSVATATRRWDFDFLSDRPAPGSALEWEELRCQDVPEFYHSSVVNAAGTSCSSSSSFSSSSSPTCSSSAGSPQRSSRGVKRGISSLSNIAMETKHKQATITDFFTVRKRRRLHIKVMTRQ; translated from the exons ATGAGTGACCG actcATGGCATTGCTGTCCTCTGAGCAGGAGCCTGCAGTTCCCTTGGAGGAGGCTAGGGGGCGTTGTGGCGTGCGGCGGAATCTCTTCGGCCCAGTCGACCACCAGCAGCTCGAGCAGGACTTCCAGCGCCTGCTGCGCACGAGCGTGGCCACGGCAACGCGGCGCTGGGACTTTGACTTCCTGTCCGACCGGCCGGCCCCCGGCTCAGCCCTGGAGTGGGAGGAGCTGCGGTGCCAGGATGTGCCGGAGTTCTACCACAGCAGCGTGGTGAATGCGGCGggcacctcctgctcctcttcctcctccttctcctcctcctcctctcccacctgCTCCTCCAGTGCGGGGTCTCCCCAGAGGAGCAGCAGGGGCGTGAAGAGGGGCATCAGTTCCCTCAGCAACATCGCCATggaaaccaaacacaaacaggccacTATCACAG ATTTCTTCACGGTGAGGAAGAGGCGGCGCCTGCACATTAAAGTCATGACACGTCAGTAG
- the slc37a3 gene encoding sugar phosphate exchanger 3: protein MWPCHRDFLSQYTHHHLVAFLLTFFSYVLLHSSRKTFSNVKISISAQWTPSILNSTLPPYSPGETWEENCLFSDSQEATLFLGALDTIFLFSYAVGLYISGVIGDRLNLRYVLSFGLCGSAVVEFVFGTVTEWMAFYNVYFYCGLWVLNGLLQSAVWPCVVTVMGNWFGKSGRGFVFGLWSACASVGNILGAFLASSVLKYGYEYVFLVTSAVQFAGGVVVFFGLLSSPKEVGLRIDSETGLLPVERDSDSHRPLMSDEEEEEEEEEEERVCDAPPTPIGFLQAFCLPGVIPYSLAYACLKLVNYSFFFWLPFYLSSNFGWPEAQADRLSIWYDVGGIIGGTVQGLISDVLGKRAPVIALSLLMAMGALVGYSHSPNDQVVNAALLATTGFFIGGPSNMISSAISADLGRQDALQGSQEALATVTGIVDGTGSLGAAAGQYLVSLIESKLNWMCVFYFFVLMTGGSVVFIIPLLVGELRSMCRSRTLQTHQL, encoded by the exons ATGTGGCCGTGCCACCGCGACTTCCTGTCGcaatacacacaccatcacctggTGGCATTCCTGCTTACCTTCTTCAG CTATGTCCTGCTGCATTCTTCCAGAAAGACCTTCAGCAACGTGAAGATCAGCATCTCTGCACAGTGGACCCCTTCAATCCTTAACAGCACCTTACCCCCATACTCCCCTGgagag ACATGGGAGGAGAACTGTTTGTTTTCAGACTCACAGGAGGCCACGCTGTTTCTTGGGGCTCTGGACACCATCTTCCTTTTCTCCTATGCAGTG ggtCTCTATATCAGTGGAGTGATCGGGGACCGTCTGAACCTGCGATATGTGCTGTCCTTTGGTCTCTGTGGCTCAGCAGTagtg gagtTTGTGTTTGGGACCGTGACGGAGTGGATGGCGTtctataatgtgtatttctactGTGGGCTGTGGGTGTTAAACGGCCTGCTGCAGTCGGCTGTCTGGCCCTGTGTGGTCACCGTCATGGGCAACTGGTTCGGCAAGTCagg GCGTGGCTTTGTGTTCGGCCTCTGGAGTGCGTGTGCTTCTGTGGGGAACATCCTGGGTGCCTTCCTTGCCTCCAGTGTCCTCAAATATGGatatgag tatgTGTTCCTGGTGACGTCGGCGGTGCAGTTTGCAGGAGGGGTGGTCGTCTTCTttggcctcctctcctctccaaaggAAGTAG ggctgagGATAGATTCTGAGACTGGTTTGCTTCCGGTGGAGAGGGACTCTGACAGCCATCGTCCGCTGATGagtgatgaggaggaagaggaggaggaagaggaggaggagagagtgtgtgatgctcCGCCCACTCCCATAGGTTTCCTGCAGGCCTTCTGTCTGCCTGGGGTCATCCCg tattctCTGGCGTATGCCTGTCTGAAGCTGGTCAACTACTCCTTCTTCTTCTGGCTGCCATTCTACCTGAGCTCTAACTTTGGGTGGCCCGAGGCGCAGGCCGACCGCCTGTCCATCTGGTACGACGTGGGTGGCATcatag gtGGTACGGTTCAGGGGCTGATCTCTGATGTGTTGGGGAAGAGAGCTCCTGTCATAGCGCTCAGTCTCCTGATGGCCATGGGGGCGCTAGTGGGCTACAGCC attcTCCAAATGACCAGGTGGTGAATGCAGCCCTATTGGCCACcacag GTTTCTTCATCGGCGGGCCGTCCAACATGATCTCCTCCGCCATCTCGGCCGATCTGGGCCGGCAGGACGCCCTGCAGGGGAGTCAGGAGGCTCTGGCCACCGTCACCGGCATCGTGGACGGAACCGGCAGTCTTGGAGCCGCTgctggacag TATCTGGTCTCCCTGATCGAGAGCAAGCTgaactggatgtgtgtgttctacttctTTGTTCTCATG ACAGGGGGCAGTGTGGTGTTCATCATTCCTCTTCTGGTGGGTGAGCTGCGCTCCATGTGTCGGAGCCGCACGCTGCAGACCCACCAGCTGTGA
- the cdkn1d gene encoding cyclin-dependent kinase inhibitor 1D isoform X2, which translates to MALLSSEQEPAVPLEEARGRCGVRRNLFGPVDHQQLEQDFQRLLRTSVATATRRWDFDFLSDRPAPGSALEWEELRCQDVPEFYHSSVVNAAGTSCSSSSSFSSSSSPTCSSSAGSPQRSSRGVKRGISSLSNIAMETKHKQATITDFFTVRKRRRLHIKVMTRQ; encoded by the exons ATGGCATTGCTGTCCTCTGAGCAGGAGCCTGCAGTTCCCTTGGAGGAGGCTAGGGGGCGTTGTGGCGTGCGGCGGAATCTCTTCGGCCCAGTCGACCACCAGCAGCTCGAGCAGGACTTCCAGCGCCTGCTGCGCACGAGCGTGGCCACGGCAACGCGGCGCTGGGACTTTGACTTCCTGTCCGACCGGCCGGCCCCCGGCTCAGCCCTGGAGTGGGAGGAGCTGCGGTGCCAGGATGTGCCGGAGTTCTACCACAGCAGCGTGGTGAATGCGGCGggcacctcctgctcctcttcctcctccttctcctcctcctcctctcccacctgCTCCTCCAGTGCGGGGTCTCCCCAGAGGAGCAGCAGGGGCGTGAAGAGGGGCATCAGTTCCCTCAGCAACATCGCCATggaaaccaaacacaaacaggccacTATCACAG ATTTCTTCACGGTGAGGAAGAGGCGGCGCCTGCACATTAAAGTCATGACACGTCAGTAG